The DNA region atgctaTTGATTAATTTCTTACAACCTGTACAAATcttttgcaacttatataaacccttaatttttataaactttcttaactattcagaaataactggtttttataactatttttttttctttttttaaagtatttttatattttatactttttataattcctttttaGTAAGAacgtttaattttaaaatttttaacctttagtgacaactaaactggcaataagtaatttttgtttaaagTATATTTCCTTTTGGGGTTTCCTTCCTCTCAGTAACTAGTATTCATAGGTTAAGTATAAGCACATATATTTtccatttaccttgtagcttttCTTCTAGCAAAGGGACTTATATTTCCCTTCTGTATGACTTATAGAAGTACATGCATTAAACTTTAAGAgaacttgttctggctttctttttaccttagtttttcttttttcccaaagtGTAAgtaaaaggaggtccttagtgagtcTCTTTAGGCATTAACCATGtgtagaccagccagcttccagtttctggctggagcagggcatgccgTAGTTCTCCgggtcaacttacaagggttggtggggttAGTCTCTGCTGTCCATGAGGGTGTGTGTGCTGGGACTGCAGGCCTCAATTGGCTATGATGGACCCAGGTGGGCATGCTTTCTACCTTGActcagtgggagtggtcaggaacCCGCTGTGTGGACCCATCCACgggggagtcagtccttgggtggtgtacttctttacccagactgagtcACCAGGCTAGAAAGGATGTACCAAATCTCCTGGCAGTGTTGGAAGTGCCTCTCAGACAGTATTTTGAACAGCATACTGAGTAATTTGCAGACCCTGTAAGCACTGGAGGCTGGGACACTCAGGGACAGAACCCCCCAGGGTCCTCCTGGGACAGACTGATGGACTCAGTGACCTGCTGACAGCTGGAGGACAGCAAACTGCCAAAGGCATGCTGGGAGTGGTAGGGGCACTGCCAGAAGTCTTGGGTGCCCATGGGCCCACTGGCACTCCTGCTGCCGGGTGAGCGCCAGCGGAAGTCACGGTAGTTCTCATTAGCAGTGTGTAGAGAAAGGGGTCGATGCAGATGTTGCCATAGGTGAGGCAAGTGATCAGGTAGTTGATGATGCGTGATCTGATGGGGGATTTGGTGTGAGCGGGCATAGGACAGACCAAGGTACTGGGCACATAGCTAGCTATATCCCGAAAGGCTATGAAGCAATGCCCAGAAACGCGAGCACATTGCCCAGGATGAGGTGCAAGCACTTTGGGGTTGGGGCTGCTTCTGCGTcagtgggaagtggaggacccttTCTGCGACACGGCTCAGGTATAGGCCCAGGCCAGGTGCATGTAGAGCAGCCCAATGACCATGCCAGGCCCCACAATGCTGGTCCTAAAGAGCAGTGTCAGGTAAACACGGTAGGTGCTCTGGCCCCAGGCCAGCAGGCAGAGGCTCTTGTGTTCCCTGTGGACCAGCCGAATACCCAGCATCATGGgcagcaccagcagcagcaccagcagccaCGTACCAAGCGCCAGGACCTTGCGATAGCCCTTAGAGCACTGTGCGGTGTCCAGCGGCCTCAGCACTGCAGCATAGCATTCACTGCTCATGACAGTCAGGGTGAAGATGGTAGCATGTATGGTCAGGAAGTCCAGGCTAAAGAGGACACGGCAACCCATGTCTCCAAAGTGCCATTTCTTGGTGATGTGTAGGTGGTCACAATGAAAAGGATGCTGAGCAGGTAGAGCAGGTCATCCAGCACCAGGTTGACAACATAGATGTACATGGAGGCTAAGGTTCGCAGGAAGCAGCACACGTTGCCCGCCACACTCACCACGCCCATGACCAAGAGCACTGCTCCAATGGCACCCGTGGCCACCAGGTCCTCCACGGAGCTAGGTTCCATCAGGCTGGCCCACGAGCTGTTGAGGGATGTGTTGGTGTGGCTGCATGGTTTGAGCACAGAGCTGCCTGTCATAGCTAGCATAGGGAACCTGCTTGCAGGCTCTGGGCTCAGAGCCATCTCTGCTGCCTCAAGTTGGACTTAAGGCTGGGGTGTGCTGTGACAGGGACATCTGTGGGTGACAAGCCTGTCCTCGGTCACCGTGCAGCAGGTCGAGCTCCTGCAACCACACTTCTGCAAAAGCTTCGCCTTGCTCTGTACTGAGCAAACAAAAGCGGGCCGAGCTCTGTATGACTAGGTCCTGGTCGTCGCCACCGCCTGCCCAGCTGCCGGTTAGGAATGCACCAAGGGCCCACGTGGATATTAATTAACTGGGGAGCAGGTGCCAGGAAAGGGGTTGCTGAGGGGCGCACCAGGAGGAGCCTGCACTGGATTGAACATAAGATAGGATTGAAGGGAAGACAGTGCTGTTGGCACTGGAGGGGTGAGAGGGGGTGCACCTCGCCCTAAGGAGGGCCACTTTTcaccagtttttaaaaacaaatttggttaaagtttcctttaCGATTCGATTCATGCAttctacctgccctgaactttggggcctgtaggcacaatgtaatttccaattaatattgagtgcctttcccactagctgtgagatcttggataTAAATGCAGGCCCAtcattagaatgggcaagctaaacctgcaaagaatttcatatagcaatttcttaacaactgttattgcagtctcatttctagtaggaaaagcttctacctacttgtcaattactttagtaaaatctatttctaaatgttctgcTGGGaaagttcttctctctctcattctctttataatttcttttactttgcttagtatttatttgggcacagactaaacCATTGGACATTATGCCTTCTgaaatagattctaagtctggcttttctaattatttcttatgCTTAATCATCCCTTTCCTTctggcaaaatatttttctaattggttttgaataaacctttggcaacaagGGTTCTAGTAAAGTctctaaaatttcctaaaaacccactggttttagggctaccttattggtagtatcatcagctgcttggtttttcttgagtttctagggAATCCCCCTCTTTTGGTGCCCTGGATAGTGGATGAAGGCCACTATTTCAGGGGAGCAGGCTCCTGCATTGTTGGGGTGAGgatttgagcctcacctttgttagttcttaagccttctcctgatggcccctcttcgactgtgcctgtcttaggttgttgcTGCCTTCCAGAATCTTACCCGTCTTTGGCTAACTAGCCATCCTAGGGGCCAAACAGAGTTATGTGATTGAAGGAGGAGCAATATCCCTtgcaaaatgcttagttttattaattttatagcagctgatgatgctatcttaaaaaaaaacttataatattgtacatttcctttctaatttctagagctgaatgttatgtaaaggctaagttgactaTCTTAGTATCTTCTGGCACCTCTAGGTCTAGAGGGGCATAGACTCCGTAAGTTTTCCATAGTTTAAGAAAGCTGTAggggtcttctgaggatcctgaataacttctgacacaTTAGATAAatttatggttctttttcttagtattttctctGATCCTGGCTAAaagaaactggtggaaagtgcTCAAGATTTCCTCACTTGCTTGGGTGCTTGAGTCCTGCTTAGGCCAGGCAACCAGAAACACTTTCTCAGAGTGGTTTTGGTTGCTTAGGTGGGGCAGCATATGTATCATACAGATTCTAACACTCCTGTTAAGGTTCGAGGCTTCCCCGAGAAAGgggattctgagctttctaattctataggtcCCTTGGCAAAAAAGtatttaaactattttctattacatctatgcctcaaattctaaagatctagttaaaagcaccaattgaaatgaccaatatttcattaaataaatcTTATACTCTACTTAATCACAGATTCCCTTTTACATTCCaagaaaacataccttatttatgTTGTAACTTTATGCACCCTAACATAATGTCTAAAAAGCTAAAGAGAAGCAGATTTCTGTTCACATCCTTTAGCCTTTTTAATCTGGGcttaaaacttaaatgtttcctactaccacaattagtcatctattttctgttttctcctttccacctattatgttgagaattctactgttaagccaatcaatagtaatatttgtcaccTTATCACAGTACCTCGATATTTTTAGGTTAAGCCTAGACAGGAAAAACAGGGCTAAAATTGAAGTCCCTCGCTAGGTGGTGCACCCTTCCCTGGGCCATTGTTCCTACAGGAGTTGCCACTGGATTACAGGGACCTACCTGTTTGTTCACATTGGCCCTATGGCACTCTCAATCCTATTGTTTCCCTGTTGCTGGAAGAGGGGTTCTTAATTGTTTGTTAcagcagaaaataaaactgaactgCTTTCTACTCTCGTCTGAGTTTGTTTTCAGTTACTGGGCCTCCACATTTTCTTGCCTTTGTCCCTAGTTTGGAGGGGAGGATGTGGGATTCAGTTTTTGTTGTCAATTGAAGACAATTTAGGAAATGGaagatgatagatacatgaattacaactgcccttttgctgttccccttggctgcctgaccccacccttaattaccggacaatagctcctgggacaaaggaattccaggaatctggtcaacctgccccaagaaggagcattccagaaagctgaaatcctaaaaccgtaaaagggaacataccagaaccttTGACTCAGTATcctctcaggctctcccaaacactatataattcacccctagtctgtaaccaacactcttctccctgggagaagtgcccagcagggttcctttcttcctttcaataaagcctgttactctggtcttatcgaactcccatggattccaacagaagaaaatgcaaatgaattgCGTCATGTCATTCAGCATTACTAATTGTCAGTATTTTGGATTATGTTCTTAGTTTTATAGttgcatttatatattaaatgcaCAATAGTGACATATAAAGTGTAGTTTTCGCACATTCAGGATTAAGGTTTTTTCTGAACTAGATTCATTTAACATAtgagctttttcctttttctaaaaaaaaataaatacatgccaTTAGACCCATAAAAATTACAGTAATGGAATTGTTAGACATTTAATGTTGCCATTTTTCCTTACTGTAAATAATGATTCGATGGAATTCTATATGATTTTGCCTGAATGATTATTTCCTCAAGACTTATTCCAGAAGGTAGTATTACTGAGTTATACATGTATGTTTCTGTTTATTGTTGAAGGCTGTTGGTCTACACTACACAGCTGTTATCCAGAAAGTGTGTCTCCCACCAGAATTCTAGTTTGCCCACGTCCTTATACCAGTAGGTCTGATTTGGCCAaaagtaaagaaaggaagaagaaagaacaaaacttAGTTTGCACACGAAGATTAATCATCTCAGAAACACTAGAATTGGAATTCTGGGGCTTACTAACATTTCAGATCAGTGGAGAAGAGTGTTGAGAGGATTAGTTAAGTGTCTGGGGGAGGAGTTAACTCTCTCTAATATACAGTGCCTTGTTTCCTACAACCTTGCCAAATTTGCCTATGCTTTTAGCAGCCTCCTGAGGATCCAATCAGATTTTCTACATAGGTGATCAGATTGTCTGCagataaggcagttttatttttttcctttccaatctggatgaTTATTTGTGATTGATTTCTCTCCTCATAATAAGATCgaattttcttgcttctttgcaTACTGGCAATTTAAGATCAGGTGGAAGACTTTGTCAAATTTTACCTTGGGTGACATTTGTGTCCCCAAACCTACCCTTGAGCTTCGTTCTGGGATTCTGTTAAGTTACTTGGAAACAGTTTGGCTCTATTAGATTAGGAAATAATCTTTCCTAGCCTTGTTCTTTTAAAACATCAGAAATGGACtttaaatttgatgaaatatCTCTACCACATCTGTTGGCTTTGTCACCAAACATGCACTCTTATCCCCTTGGTACCAGTATCCTTAATTCCTCCTAGGCATGCGCAGTACCCTTCCCTGACCAATCAGAACACAGCTTTCCTTCAGCCATGGTGATCCCATCCACCCACTGACACCTGCAGGGGTAGATGGCGTGCAGGCAGGCATTGGACAGAAGGGAAGTCGGGGCAAGAAAGGCAAATCTCAGACAACTAAATCTTGGATAGAGCCATGCCTAAAGCCAGGTACTACCCCTTACGCTTTCAGTTACATAGACCCAGAAACTCTCCCTTTGGCTCAAGTCAGAGTGGAAATTttgattgttttgtcttttttttttcacttgcaatAGAAAAGTCTTGACTACTACTGAATTGAGGAACCacagttttatttatcatttaaccAATTTTTGTGATCCCGAAACTTGGATGTCCTTTATGTAAAGGAAGAAATGAGCCTATTTTCTTGCTAAGGGATTGTCTCCCTGCTGATCAAGCCTTGTTATGGCAGAAGATGGGACAAATCTCTTTTGTAGTAAAACTCCCAAGGAGCAGGGGAGGGACTGCCAGGAGCAGCTGCAGGAAAGGGACAAGGAGAAGGACCATCCCCTTCTCAATAGTGCTCCCAAATTTGGCTCAGTTTATGTGTTGTCTGTAGCTGTTCCATTGTGAATagcataaaaatttgaggaaatgcTTTTGCCATATTTCAACACTATTATTTGACTCAGGAAAGAAGTTGTTCACGTGACTGATGGATGTGTATATATGTTGTCTCAGTTTTGCCTTACTCATTCACATGAATGAAAATATCAAGAGACATTTGTGTCAGAGCCACACTGTTCATCACTTGCAAGCACAAGTTGGCTACAGACACAACAGTTTGGCAAAAGTCAACCAaagcaggcctggcctgtggtggcgcagtggataaagcgtcgacctggaaatgctgaggtcgccggttcgaaaccctgggcttgcctggtcaaggcacatatgggagttgatgcttccagctcctcccccctgtctctctctcctctctaaaatgaaaaataaaattaaaaaaaaaacacacaaaaaaagtcaacTAAAGCAATCTGTGAGAATCCATGAGGTCTATGAAATTTACAGTAaagactattttatattttactattatttgtgAATTGTGTGCTACACATTCTTTATGTGGGTCAGAATTATAACAAAATTAGAATTATACTAAacttatatacatgtgtatatgcaTACTTCCACTCCCCCCAATCTGCCCACACtccagagaaccagttgttaaacatttaccagcatgTCACAGCTACCAAGGGATGGTCAGGTACCACGGCAAGCCTGGGCCTACAGAGGCAGGGATAGGGGTCAGTGCTACTGCATCCTGGGAAGTGCTGAGGAATGCAGCCACTCCCAGAACTGCAGGGAGTCTCAGAAAATGTGTGTGGGGGACAAATCGCCCTGGTTCTCAGTCCTCACACCTTCTGGTCTCTTGCCCGTGCCCTCTATTGGCTGAGCCCAATTGGCAGCCTGTAAAGGGAGCTTCCCGAGTAGCGACATCCACCTGGGCAGCCGACAGGGCACAGCAGAGCTGGGGAAGGTCAGTAACCAGAACAGCAGGAAGAAGGGTGGCCCAGAAATAACAGACAGGAACCTAGACATGGCCGCTGTCACTTCCTGGGCCTGAGGGGTAAGGGGTGGGCCTGGCACAAGAGGGTGAGCAGTCAGCAGCACTGATAAGGAGAGCTGGGAAAGCACTGTCCCCAGGCaaggaggggaagggtgaaggtgaaagaaagtaaaatagcCGTCATCACAGATCTTGACCCCGATAGCTCCTTGGACTCCAGGAGCTCCAGGAGGGCACTTGGATTTGAattgtttaaaaagtatttctcaCAAAATCTTAGTTTACTGTCTCTGTCCTGGCCCTCACCTAAGATGACCTGTGAGACCTTGGGTCCTCCTCCTGTCATACCTCTCACAACAGCTAGTATGGATTATTGATCAGTGAAAACATTGTTTCTATGTTTGGTCACATAAAACCTCGGCTCCCtgttaaaaataatcacataGAGAAAGATAAAGTCAGTGAGTAGCActctgctatggactgaatgttcgAGTCCTCTCCCAGAAAAATTCATATATATTGAAGCCCTGACCCCCACCAACATGGTATTTGGAAGCGGGGCTTTGGGGAGGCAATAGAGCTGAGATGAGGTCGTGAAGGCGGGGCCTGCCGTGATGAGTGACCAGCCATGAACACACTTCTCAGCACTAATCTCCCAATTTGGGGGAGACCCCTTTTCTTGGAAGTCACATGCTTCCCCATCTGATGTTTTGCTTCATCTTTGGTTTTATGTGGGGGTGGTGAGAGAGGTTGATAGGGTGAGGCAGTAGCCCTTATTGCATGCCTGGCGCAGCACGGTTTGGGAACTGCTGTCAAGGCCGGGGGAGTGGAAAACTCTAGTTAATCTCCTGTCATGGGGAGGGGGGCTCTGTGGGCACTTGGGCACTTTCACAGCACGTCCTTGGTAAAAGTTTCTGGGTTCGCCCGAGGGAACTGGTTGGGACAGGAGCTcattagtacattttttttttcagaaatactaGTTATTCTCAGAATCCTAAATGTCTGAAGCGGGTGGAGATATTTTAATACGACTCAGTTTCCCTACGTGCCCTCCGACACTCACCATTTACCAATGGACACAGAAGGCCCACAAGGACCTGGACCAGTTCTTCCCCTCAGGGCACAGCTCTCCCAGTCCTAACCGTGGTGTCCCTGCAAGGCTAAGTTGGTCACATCTTGACCCTATTTCTCTGCCACATTCGCCCCATCTTTCTGCTCCCCTCTGTCTACACTCGTTCTGCCACCCTGAACTTAGCCCATTCGGGGGCCATAGCACCAGGGGCTTTcacactcactctctcctccAAGATGGAGAGGGTCTGCAGAGTGGGCCTCAGGCAcagagaggggcacagagaggaggAGCTTCGTGAGGGGGCCAGTGTCTCCCTAGCAACGGGGTCTTCGAGAAAGGGCAGAGTAGGTGGCAAGGATGGATTTGTGGGAACCAATCCCATGGCAGGAGCCTCCCCAAGGTCTGTGTGCGCAGGCGCTGCGTGCGGAGGGGCGGGGCTTTGCGGAGGGCCGGTCTCTTAGTGGTGAGCGCACGGTGTGTTGCCGTTTGAGGCCAGCGAGCTGCCATGGAGGCCCCCGAGGACGAGGACAAGGAAGGCTCAGGCAGTGTGGTCCGTGGTGCTGAACCACCCAGTAGCCCAGGGGGGAACCCCGTGGGCCCTGGAGACACAGGCAGTGTGGCAGGGGAGAGCGCAGCAGCTGAGGGCGCTCCCCAGGGCGAGGAGGTATCCGTGGACTTGGGGCAGGCTGCACAGGCCGCTGCCTCGGACAGACCCATGGAAAGCCAAGGGATGGTGTGGTATCTTTCTCAAGAAGTCTCCTTTTCCCCATGGAAGTAAAGGGTGAGGGGATGGACAGGAGGTAGGGGGACACAGGAGGATGGGCAGGACAGGCTTTGCGGGCTGGTAGGAGCGGGGTAGACTTCTGTGGGGACATCGTGGAAAATGGGGACCCAGGGTGGCCAGGGGAGCAGCTGCGGTGGCCTGGAGGCATACGGGTGGTCTGAGAGGGGCTGTGACGCAGAGGTCCTTGAAGGGTCATCCTGGAGGGTGGGCTGAGAGGAAGCCTGGGGGACGCCCGGCCTCTTGACAGAATGGGGGCATGAACCATGAAGTCTGTGCGGATGGTGCACTTTCCTTAACTCCAGCAGCGCCCTCACAGTGCCTTTCCAATCCTACCTGCATGCGGAGGTAGCCCGCAGTGTCCTGAGCCAAGATGCTGAGCCCTACCGCGGGACGGTGCATTGGGAGCTCACAGTGACTGGCAATTGGCTGACAGTGTAAGTTCTAGAAGGGACTCGGTGGGAGTAGCAGCAGGAGGAGGTGGGGTCAATCTCTGCTTGTGGGGCACTCTATTGGAGATGTGCAGACAGCCAAGGGTTGGTGGAGGGAGGGCCGTGGGGCCCAGATCTGTCACAGCCTGCGGACCTCTCTAATCAAGGGGTAAGTCTAATTGccacctggggggaggggtggacctGAGGAAGGCCAGGAATTATGGCCTCTAAAGtgattttcttttcccctttagcCAATTAACTGCTCAAGATTCTGACCTCTTGCAAAATGCCGCTGCCTCCTTGGTCAACCGGCTAGCCATGGTGTTTCGGAACATACAGCTCTTTGAACCCCCGCTTTTTACCACATTTCAGCGCTCAAAAGGGGCCTGAGGCCACGAGGGTATCCTGTCCTGGGTAATGCATCGTTACCTTGGACCATTATTTTTGCAGTAGTTGCCACTTTACTTGTGGGGGGGCCCAATTGTTTGCATGTACTGGCCCTTTGGCACTCTGCCCTCTTGTTTTGATTGATGCTTAAATATTGCCTTCGGCAGATAATAAAACTGAGCAGATACGTTGTGCCCGAGTTTCTTTCCAACATCTAGATTTTATTGCCTTTGTCTTGGGTTGGAGGGAAGGTTCTGGGGTTCAAATATTCAAGTAGTACAAGCAGTTGAAACAGtttaggaaatgaaagaaaatgaaaattactgGGTCTTCTCTTCCAGCATTAACTACTGTCagcatttttaaatacttttatactTTTAGAGTTCTAGgtctacattaaatatatataacagtcATATGAACAAGTTAAGTTTTGCAAAGTTAGCACTAATTTTCCTGAAATTTTCTCATCCAACATCTGGGCCTTCACTCTgtctaaaaattattcaaaaacacCTTCTTGAATGGATGCATAGAAGATGTATTATAATGTAATTGTTCAACGCTTAAATCGTACTCATTTTCCCCTATTGTACATAATGTTTTAATGGGATTAGTGTTTATAGGCCTCTGCATGAATGCTTGTTTTCTTAAGATAGACTCCAAGAGGTAAAGCTACAATACAAACTAGCTCTCCAGAGACTGTGCCACCCCCACCAGAATGCTGGTTTTCCCACATCCTTGTCACTGCTGCATTTGTTTCCtgttgtaaataataaataaatagcccaGTTTGCATGAGCATAGCAGAGAATCCAGAAATTCTAGACTAAGAATTTTGTGCTTTACTGCCCCTGTTTCAGATCAGAGAAGAAAAGTGCCAGGACAACTGGTTAATTAtttgagggaggaaaggaggcagtGTAGTGTATTCTtaggaaaatataattaaaacaaaattatctttGTGGAGGTACTATGCGATGTACTTTACCTACATTATTATACATAATTCCCACAACAACCCGTTAAGCTAAGTACTGTTACACATTTTATCGGTGAAGaattgaagctcagagaagctaagtgactttctcaaggtcactcagctggGAAGTGGCAGAAACAGAACTTGAATCTTGAACTGTTTGATTCAAGCACCCACTCTGTTGGCCACATTGTCATACCAACCTGAGCACTGCTACTTGAAGCTGCCAGGAAGCTGAGATAGTGAGTTTCCTTTTGATGGCGCTGGGAAACCTCCATGTGACTGAGGAAAAATGGAGGAATGTACAAATGTaggaaaagtagaagagaaaggcagggtgCCAAGAAGCCCAATCCAGGCTTCCCAGTGCTTCCTTATTCTCCCAGGTCCTCTTACACCTTGAAACCTTATGTGACGTCTTTGAAAAGGATGGACAATGGTGATACCTGTTTCCCTACCCACCTTTCCCTGTATCCTCAACTCTGAATAGGGCTCTTTTCAGGTACTTTCAGGAGCTacgaaataaaaatagaacagcaGGTTCTGACAACCTAGAAAAAGTCTCCACAGAGGTAGGAGAAGCTTATTACTGAGTGAACATTGCACCAGAATGTGATGTACATCACAGGCTATCTGCCAAGAGATTCCAAAGGCAAACACAAATCTAACCCCTATATATAGCAAGCAGATATAACTGATTATATATATAGTCCCAAGATATACATATTAGTCCTCAAATAAGAGGACTTGACACCACCAGTCTCCCACATACTTCATCTGAAATTTACCTGGCAACTGGGGTGCCATATGTATCAGTACACCAGTGtttggactgaatgtttgtgtctccccaCTCCTCCAATTCATGTACCGAAGATCAAAACCCCACTGTGGCTGTCTTTGGAGATGTGGCCTTTTGAGAGGTAACTATGGTTAAATGAGGTCCTAAAGaccagtgtccttataagaagacatCAGAGCTTACCTgcgctctcccctccctctctccctccgcacgcactgaggaaaggccatgtgaggacgtAGGAGAAGGTGGCTGTCTACAAACCAGGAAGAGAGTCCTCACCAGAAACTGAATTTCCTGGCACCTTGATTGTggttctagcctccagaactataagaaaatacatttctgtggtTTAAGCACCCAGTGTGTGGTATTTTGTTAGAGCAGCTTGAGTAGACTAATACAATTGGCTTTCTGCATGGGAAAAATAAGTGTCTCATATCTTTATGACAGGATCTAGTTTTGCAGCTTGGAGCCAGGTGCCCACTGAAGTTAGGCTTCTACCCTCCCACAGAAACTGAGTGATAGGGACACAAGCTTGCttgatgtttatattttaaagagatgTTTCCCAGTTCCTTGAAAAGATATTCTTGTGTCATAAAGCTGGCAAGAAGCTTtattagtctttaaaaatatttacgttcttgcttgactggtggtggcacagtggatagagcatcagcctgggatgctg from Saccopteryx leptura isolate mSacLep1 chromosome X, mSacLep1_pri_phased_curated, whole genome shotgun sequence includes:
- the LOC136386296 gene encoding EKC/KEOPS complex subunit LAGE3-like is translated as MEAPEDEDKEGSGSVVRGAEPPSSPGGNPVGPGDTGSVAGESAAAEGAPQGEEVSVDLGQAAQAAASDRPMESQGMVCSALTVPFQSYLHAEVARSVLSQDAEPYRGTVHWELTVTGNWLTVQLTAQDSDLLQNAAASLVNRLAMVFRNIQLFEPPLFTTFQRSKGA